The genomic window GACTTTCGGCATACTTGTCAAAAAGCATATCTACTGGCCGCTTTGGTTCGATTGTTATGGTTTGCTTGCTCATTATGTAAAAATAAAAAAAAGCGATGGAATATCCATCGCTTAATATTTTGTTTATTAAACCACTCGTCATGCTGAATTCAGTTCAGCACCTTTTCTGTTATTAAGATCCTGAAACAAGTTCAGGATGACGATTTAATCTATTTTGCAAATGCTACAGAACGGGTTTCTCTGATTACGGTAACCTTAATCTGTCCTGGATAAGTCATTTCGGTTTGAATACGGGTTGAAATATCAGCAGCTAAAAGTTCTGCCTGTGCATCAGTAATGCGTTCACTTTCTACAATCACACGTAATTCTCTACCTGCCTGAATTGCAAAGGTTTTTTCAACACCTGGATAAGATAAAGCCAGTTCTTCTAAATCTTTAAGGCGTTTGATATAACTTTCTACCACCTCACGACGTGCACCCGGACGCGCACCGGAGATTGCATCACAAGCCTGTACAATTGGAGAGATCATCGAAGTCATCTCAATTTCATCATGGTGGGCACCAATAGCATTACAGATTTCAGGATGCTCTTTATATTTCTCGGCCAATTGCATGCCTAAAATTGCGTGTGGCAATTCAGGGTTATCATCAGGCACTTTACCTATATCGTGTAATAAACCTGCACGTTTAGCCATTTTAGCATTTAAGCCTAATTCGGCAGCCATAGTCGCACAGAAGTTAGCTACCTCACGAGAGTGATGTAACAAGTTTTGTCCGTAAGATGAGCGGTAACGCATACGGCCAACCATACGGATTAACTCCGGGTGTAAACCATGGATACCTAAATCGATTACTGTACGCTCACCAATCTCTACAATCTCGTCTTCGATCTGTTTTTTGGTTTTCGCTACAATTTCCTCAATACGAGCCGGGTGTATACGACCATCTGTTACCAAACGGTGTAAAGCCAAACGGGCAATTTCTCTTCTTACTGGATCGAAACCTGATAAAATAATTGCTTCTGGTGTATCATCCACGATAATCTCAATACCGGTAGCAGCTTCTAAAGCACGGATGTTTCTACCCTCTCTACCAATAACACGACCTTTAATCTCATCGCTTTCGATATGAAAAATAGAAACCGAATTTTCAATTGCAGCTTCGGTAGCAGTACGCTGAATGGTTTGGATGACTACTTTTTTAGCTTCTTTGCTCGCCGTTAACTTCGCCTCATCAACAATATCCTTCACCTGCATCATTGCCTGTGTACGGGCTTCTTGTTTCAGATTTTCTACCAATTGCTCTTTAGCTTCTTCGGCAGACAGACCAGCAATGGTTTCCAATTGTTTTAGGTGTTGGTTTTTAAGCACTTCTACCTCTTCTTGCTTTTTAATCGCGATTTCGGTTTGCTTTTCTAAAACGCTTTTTTGCTTATCGAGTTCCTGTTCTTTTTTATTAAAATTTTCCATGCGCTGGTTTACCGATTGCTCTTTCTGCTTCATGGTATTTTCGCGTTGGTTAATGTTATTGTTTTTGGCATTCACTTCTTGCTCATGCTCCGCTTTCATTTGCAAGAACTTTTCTTTTGCTTCTAAAAGTTTATTCTTTTTTAAGATCTCTGCATTGTTTTCTGCATCTTTTAAAATCTTTTTCACTTTGTTCTGTGCGGCAACTTCCTGCTGTTTAAGCAAGTTCCGCAGTAGGAATCTTCCTACCACCACTCCGATAGCAATACCCGCTATTACGGCAAATACGTATCCTAATATTTCAACTATTTCCATTTTGTTTTTTAAGTAAAAAAAAACCGCAACTAATTTTTAAAGTCTCATACATTTTAAACCTCAACTAAGCATAATTAGGGTTTAAGCCATTTTCAGGTGCCATAGCAGATGAAATACGCCCTCTTAACCCTATAGATATTGAAGTGTTAAGTTTTATAAAATTTGAAACTCAAAAACTAGCCGCGGCTATGTTTTTATGCTAATATTAGCGCCGTCATCCTAATCCGATAACTATCAGAATTATTTTAGGATCTTATTAAACAGGCTCTGAAACAAGTTCAGAGTGACGAATCGCTGAAAGAACGAACCTTATTTTGAAAAGAAATTACTGAGTAAAACATCCAATTCTTCAACCTTATCGGCAACAGCAGTATCCTGGCTTTGTACTTTATTTTCTGTTCTCAATACGGCTGTTGCATAGTGTAACACTGCCATAGAAAGAAGATCCTGCTTATCTCTAACCGCATAATTATCCTGATAATCTTTTATGCGTTCATTGATCATTTTTGCTGCCCGTCTCACAATTTCTTCCTCTTCCATATTCACCTTTAATGGATAAATACGGTCGGAAATGGTTATTTTAATCGAGATTTCTCCCATTTGTTTAGCTTAGTTTCTGATTTCTCTGCATCATTATTTTTTTAATAATGCAATACTTTTATCAATCTCCCGCACAAAATCGTTAATTTTTTGTTTAATATCAAGCGACTTCTCACTTGTTCCCTCTATACTTTTAGCCAATTTTGTAACCCTTAATTTTTCATCAAGTTCTACATTTTTGCCTTTCGCTGTATCGAGTGCTACTTTTAACGATTGATTTTCAAGCTTTAATAAATCATTTTCTTCCTGTAGCGCATTACATAGCTCCAATACCTGAGCCGTTTTTTGTAATACCTTATCTAATTGATCTGCAACAGAAGTCATGAATTTATTTCTAAAAATACGAAATTATATTTTATTTCCTAATTTCTGCACCAGCTTGTGCGGTTAAATTCGCGATTAATTTCTGCATCGTGTTTTCAATCTGCTTATCGGTTAAGGTTTGTTCCTCATCCTGCAAAATGAAGTTCAAGGCGTACGATTTTTTGCCTTCAGGTAATTTATCACCTACATATACATCGAACACACCAACCTCTTTGATCAGCTTTTTATCAGTTTTGAAAGCAATACCTTTTAAAGTATCGAAAGTTACCGCCTGATCGATCAATAAAGATAAATCTCTACGCACTTGTGGATACTTAGAAACCTCTTTGTTAACGATCTTATTTTTCCTTACAATATCCAACAAGGCAGCCCAATCAAAATCGGCATAAAAAACCTCCGCACTTACATCAGCTACTTTCCGGTCGGCTTTTGAAACGGCACCAAAACTTACCAGGGTCTTATCCCCACGGAAATATTTAATCCCGTAAGCAAAGTTTTCATCGTTTAAGGTATCGGTTTGATAGCTTGCAATACCCAAACGGCTTATAATGGCATCAACTGCCGATTTTAAGTTATAAAAGCTAGCCGATTTAGCATTGTGGTTCCATTGCTCGCTCTGTTTGGCACCCGAGATCAACAATAATAACCTTGAGCGCTCTACATACTGCTCATTAATTAAATGATAGGTTTTACCGAATTCATAAAACTTGACATCAGCATTTTTACGGTTCTGGTTGTAAGCCACACTTTCTAATGCCGGCATCAATAAATGCTGGCGCATTACATTTAAATCGCTGCTTAATGGATTTAAAATAAATACAGCTTCGTCTAAATTTTTCGAATAAGCCGATTTAGTTAACGAGTTGCACATAATTTCTGCATAACCGTTTGAGGTAAGCATATCTGCAATTACGTTGTGTGTATTTTCTTTCTCAGGTTTGATGCTGTAAGAAAGCGATGCATTTACCTTTGAAGGGATTTCGATATTGTTATAACCGTAAATACGCAATACTTCTTCTGTAATATCACATTCGCGGGTCACATCAACTTTAAACGATGGTACTCTTAAAGCCAAAGTATCTTCAGAAGTATTGGTTGCCGCAATACCTAAAGCAGTAATAATGTGTTTAATTTCGGCCGAAGGGATATTTGCACCAATTAGTTTATTGATGTTGGTATAACTTACTTCAAACTCAAAAGGCTTGATATGACTTGGATAAATATCGGATACTGATGAAGAAATTTCCCCGCCAGCCAATTCTTTAATTAATAATGCTGCATATTTTAAAGCCGTAACCGTAATCTCCGGATCGGTACCACGCTCGTAACGGAAAGAGGCATCGGTTTTTAAGCCATGTCTTTTTGAAGTTTTACGTACAGAAACCGAATTAAAATAAGCACTTTCCAAGAAAATATTTTTGGTAGTAGCATCAACTCCAGAAGATTTTCCACCGAAAACACCTGCAATACACATTGGTGTTTCGGTATTGCAGATCATTAAATCATCTGCGCTGAGTTTACGTTCTATGTCATCAAGGGTTACAAAAGGCGTTCCTTCAGCAACTTTTTTCACGATTACTTTTCCGCCTGTAATTTTATCGGCATCGAAAGCATGTAACGGTTGACCCAAACCATGAAGCACATAATTGGTAATATCAACCACATTATTGATGGGACGTAAACCAATTACCTTTAATTTATCTTTTAACCACTCTGGCGATTCTTTTACGGTAACACCAGAAAGTGTTAGGCTGCTATAACGCGGACAAGCGGCTAAATCTTCTACTTCTACCGGAATTACCAGATTTTCGCTATCTGTTTTAAAAGCTGAAAGATCAGGCATTTCATATTCGCTTCTGAAATAAGCGGCCAAATCTCTCGCCACACCTAAATGCGAAGCTGCATCAGCACGGTTTGGTGTTAATCCGATTTCGAAAACAAAATCGTCATCCATTTTGAAATGGTCTTTTGCACGGATTCCAATTTCGGTATCATCGGCAAGGATCATAATGCCATCATGCGATTTACCTAAACCAATTTCATCTTCGGCACAGATCATTCCCTGCGAAATTTCGCCCCTTATTTTTGATTCTTTTATTTTAAAAGGCTCGCCCTCTAATGGGTATACCGTTGTGCCTACAGTAGCTACTACCACTTTTTGGCCAGCGCCTACATTTGGAGCACCACAAACAATCTGAAGGTTTTCTTTACCACCCACGTTTACCGTAGTAATGCGCAAACGATCGGCATTGGGATGCTGAACACAGGTTAATACTTCGCCGATAACCAAGCCCTCTAAGCCGCCCACAACAGGCTGCACTTTTTCTACACTTTCTACCTCTAAACCAACATTGGTAAGAATTAACGAAAGTTCTTGAGGTGTTTTATCGATCTGTACGAATTGTTTTAACCAGTTATATGATATTTTCATTTTGGAGTATCAGGTAGTGAGTATCAGGTATCAAGACAAATCTCGACTGATACTCTATTTCTATAAAACGCAAAGATATTATTTAAAGGTCAAAGGAGAAAGTTAAACCCGCAATCTTGACACAATAAAAATGACTAATGGCCAATATTTAAATTAGATAGAATTACTGCGCATGCTCCTGCTCCTATTACCAACATGATAACAGATGCAATAACCAGTTTAAGACCTGGCTTAACGGGTTGATTTTTCGCAGCTTTTACGATGATCTGAATGATGCCAACTACGAATAACAGTACGACAATTACCCAATATACTATAAAAATTTCCATGAACTTAAGTTTGAGATTAACTGTTGGCCAGCAATACTGCACAAGCACCAAAACCGATTACCACCATGATTACCGAAATGATAAGCAGTTTTAACCCGGGTTTTACAGGTTCGTTTCTTGATGACTTAATAATAATCTGAATAATCCCCACCACAAAGAGTACAACAGCGGTAAGACAATAAACAATTAACAATACGAATAAGCCTTCCATGTTAGTTCATATTTAGTTTTTCCCTGATCAGATCTATTTTGTTGTCGCGGTAAAAAATATTCATGGTTTCGAAGGGTACCATTTTATATTTATCGCTCACAATGTGCACACATGATTTTTTAACAGCGCGTACATCAAAATCCAGCGGGTCCATAAAATTCATGATGATAATCCGAAATAAATTATCGTAACTTAAATTATCTGATTTTACCCTTGGCAGGCAACACATCAATTCGCCAAAGGTATCTTCGGCACAATCTACCGAAACACCCGTACTAAACAAATTCAGCATGTGTTCTTTCAATTTTTCATCGTGTTCGAAAACAATGGTATTTTTTGAATTGTTGAGTAAATCTTCCGGATTGATCAGATGTGTCATCGGGATTACCTCATCGCCGATTTTTAATGCATAAGCCATACACAATGCATCGGGGTTGCATGGCACAGGGATTAAATCCTGTGGGGTAAAAACAGGGTATTGCTCATAAATTTTTCTGCGCACCTCAGTTAGGGTTATTCTTCCCTGTTGATCATTATAATCATCATTTCTTCCGGCAACCTGGGTAGGCTGGAAGGTAACGCCGCGAACACATTTCTGCTTAAGTGCATAATCTAAAATATCGCCAATTTCATGATCGTTAAGGCCATTCTGCAAAGTAACCACCAAAGTAGTAGATACATTAAACTGGTTGAGGTGATCGATGGCTTTTCTTCTTACTTCAGTAAGGTCTTCTCCCCTTAGCTTGGTTAGTACTTCGGCGCTGAAACTATCAAACTGCAGGTAAATTTCGAAATCGGGCATATAGCTAGCTAATTTTTCTACAAAGCCAATATCTTTTGCAATCCTGATCCCATTCGTGTTCACCATTAAATGTTTAATGGGTTTTGTTTTGGCAAGGTCTAAAATCTTAAAAAAATCGGGATGTACGGTTGGTTCTCCACCCGAAAGTTGAACCACATCGGGTTCACCTTCGTTTGCCACAACAACATCCATCATACGTTCTATTTCTTCCAGCGTACGGTGCCTGCCATAACTTGGAGACGACATGGCATAACAGGTTGGACAGGCTAGGTTGCAACGATCGGTAACCTCTATTACGGTTAAACACGAATGTTGTTCATGATCGGTACATAAGCCACAATCATAAGGGCAACCGTAGTGCACTTTAGTATTAAACTTAAGCGGCATTTCTGATTGTTTATTGTAATTCCTGATCTGCTTGTAATATTCTACATCATCGGCAATCATTACTTTGCTATCACCATGCGTTCTGCAATTTTTTAGCATAAATACCTTGGCATCCTGAAAAACAATTTTCGCATCGCAAAGCTGTAAACATTCGGGGCAAAGACTTTTGGTATAATCGTAGTATATATAATCTCTGGTATTGGCCATAATGTTTACTGTTTATGTAAAATCTGTTTCGAAATTCTGATGATGAATTTATAATAATAAATAAAAATAAACAATGCAGACCAATGAATGCTGCTTAAATTTAAAAATAATGAATGGTAAGGTTTTATAAATTCTACCCAAAAACGGAACAGAAAATACAATACCATAAGCAATTTAAAACGGTCTCCATTGATCAATGTCTTATTTTTCAAGCCATTGAACAAAAAAATCAAAAGTATGAGGTAAACCATTTCGTAGAGCATGATGGGATGCCGCAATATGCCATCGCCCAAATCCATACCCGTAAAAAAATGGCTAGGGATGCCATAGGTTGGCTCGTCGGTCCCCATAGAAAAGCAACCGATACGGCCAATAATAAGGGCAACCAAAATCGGGATAACGTAAACATCTCCTGAGGCGACATTTACACCTATTATCTTTTTTATCAATTCAACACCGAACAAACCGCCAAGCAAACCGCCAACAATGGTCTTACTTTGATAAAGAACTGAAAAACTAAGGTGGTGGAGTACTTCAGGCGTTTCGAGCACAGCAATTACACGCGAGCCAATTAATGCCCCAAGCATAGCGCCCAACATAATCCATAGCCTGTTTTCATCAGATATCGGGTCTTTAATTCCTTTTTTATAGAAATAATATAACCTAACACCAATTATAAATGCCAATGTTTCGAAAATATAGTGATAATGGTATCTGTCACCAAAAAGCTCGAATTGAAAGGGAAACAGCGATTTTAACAGCATTTATTAGAACCAAAGTCTGCAAAAAACAGGTAAATGATCAGAATAATACCTTTTATCCTTACTATCAGTTAATACGGCGAATTTCTCCACCTTAAATCCTTTGTTTACAAAAATGTAATCAATCCTGTTTTTCAGGTCACTGTTAAAATCAAAAGCATTAAAAGTACCTGTCGGGCCATATGGAGGCTCTACAGAAACATCTTTCGCATCGATAAGAAAAGATTTTATAGTAGCAATGGCTTCTGTTTCTGGCGTTACGTTTAAGTCGCCGGTAAAAACAACCGGTAGCGTTGGTGCAAT from Flavobacterium sp. W4I14 includes these protein-coding regions:
- a CDS encoding ribonuclease Y (product_source=KO:K18682; cath_funfam=1.10.3210.10,3.30.1370.10; cog=COG1418,COG1837; ko=KO:K18682; pfam=PF00013,PF01966,PF12072; smart=SM00322,SM00471; superfamily=109604,54791,58030; tigrfam=TIGR03319; transmembrane_helix_parts=Inside_1_6,TMhelix_7_29,Outside_30_523): MEIVEILGYVFAVIAGIAIGVVVGRFLLRNLLKQQEVAAQNKVKKILKDAENNAEILKKNKLLEAKEKFLQMKAEHEQEVNAKNNNINQRENTMKQKEQSVNQRMENFNKKEQELDKQKSVLEKQTEIAIKKQEEVEVLKNQHLKQLETIAGLSAEEAKEQLVENLKQEARTQAMMQVKDIVDEAKLTASKEAKKVVIQTIQRTATEAAIENSVSIFHIESDEIKGRVIGREGRNIRALEAATGIEIIVDDTPEAIILSGFDPVRREIARLALHRLVTDGRIHPARIEEIVAKTKKQIEDEIVEIGERTVIDLGIHGLHPELIRMVGRMRYRSSYGQNLLHHSREVANFCATMAAELGLNAKMAKRAGLLHDIGKVPDDNPELPHAILGMQLAEKYKEHPEICNAIGAHHDEIEMTSMISPIVQACDAISGARPGARREVVESYIKRLKDLEELALSYPGVEKTFAIQAGRELRVIVESERITDAQAELLAADISTRIQTEMTYPGQIKVTVIRETRSVAFAK
- a CDS encoding cell division protein ZapA (FtsZ GTPase activity inhibitor) (product_source=COG3027; cath_funfam=1.20.190.10; cog=COG3027; pfam=PF05164; superfamily=102829), with translation MGEISIKITISDRIYPLKVNMEEEEIVRRAAKMINERIKDYQDNYAVRDKQDLLSMAVLHYATAVLRTENKVQSQDTAVADKVEELDVLLSNFFSK
- a CDS encoding regulator of replication initiation timing (product_source=COG4467; cath_funfam=1.20.5.170; cog=COG4467; smart=SM00340; superfamily=57959), with product MTSVADQLDKVLQKTAQVLELCNALQEENDLLKLENQSLKVALDTAKGKNVELDEKLRVTKLAKSIEGTSEKSLDIKQKINDFVREIDKSIALLKK
- a CDS encoding phenylalanyl-tRNA synthetase beta chain (product_source=KO:K01890; cath_funfam=2.40.50.140,3.30.56.10,3.30.70.380,3.30.930.10,3.50.40.10; cog=COG0072; ko=KO:K01890; pfam=PF01588,PF03147,PF03483,PF03484,PF17759; smart=SM00873,SM00896; superfamily=50249,54991,55681,56037; tigrfam=TIGR00472), encoding MKISYNWLKQFVQIDKTPQELSLILTNVGLEVESVEKVQPVVGGLEGLVIGEVLTCVQHPNADRLRITTVNVGGKENLQIVCGAPNVGAGQKVVVATVGTTVYPLEGEPFKIKESKIRGEISQGMICAEDEIGLGKSHDGIMILADDTEIGIRAKDHFKMDDDFVFEIGLTPNRADAASHLGVARDLAAYFRSEYEMPDLSAFKTDSENLVIPVEVEDLAACPRYSSLTLSGVTVKESPEWLKDKLKVIGLRPINNVVDITNYVLHGLGQPLHAFDADKITGGKVIVKKVAEGTPFVTLDDIERKLSADDLMICNTETPMCIAGVFGGKSSGVDATTKNIFLESAYFNSVSVRKTSKRHGLKTDASFRYERGTDPEITVTALKYAALLIKELAGGEISSSVSDIYPSHIKPFEFEVSYTNINKLIGANIPSAEIKHIITALGIAATNTSEDTLALRVPSFKVDVTRECDITEEVLRIYGYNNIEIPSKVNASLSYSIKPEKENTHNVIADMLTSNGYAEIMCNSLTKSAYSKNLDEAVFILNPLSSDLNVMRQHLLMPALESVAYNQNRKNADVKFYEFGKTYHLINEQYVERSRLLLLISGAKQSEQWNHNAKSASFYNLKSAVDAIISRLGIASYQTDTLNDENFAYGIKYFRGDKTLVSFGAVSKADRKVADVSAEVFYADFDWAALLDIVRKNKIVNKEVSKYPQVRRDLSLLIDQAVTFDTLKGIAFKTDKKLIKEVGVFDVYVGDKLPEGKKSYALNFILQDEEQTLTDKQIENTMQKLIANLTAQAGAEIRK
- a CDS encoding glucan phosphoethanolaminetransferase (alkaline phosphatase superfamily) (product_source=COG2194; cog=COG2194; superfamily=82861; transmembrane_helix_parts=Inside_1_4,TMhelix_5_24,Outside_25_38,TMhelix_39_61,Inside_62_64), whose protein sequence is MEIFIVYWVIVVLLFVVGIIQIIVKAAKNQPVKPGLKLVIASVIMLVIGAGACAVILSNLNIGH
- a CDS encoding succinate dehydrogenase hydrophobic anchor subunit (product_source=COG2142; cog=COG2142; superfamily=81343; transmembrane_helix_parts=Inside_1_4,TMhelix_5_27,Outside_28_41,TMhelix_42_61,Inside_62_64), whose product is MEGLFVLLIVYCLTAVVLFVVGIIQIIIKSSRNEPVKPGLKLLIISVIMVVIGFGACAVLLANS
- a CDS encoding putative radical SAM superfamily Fe-S cluster-containing enzyme (product_source=COG1964; cath_funfam=3.20.20.70; cog=COG1964; ko=KO:K06937; pfam=PF04055,PF13394; superfamily=102114) encodes the protein MANTRDYIYYDYTKSLCPECLQLCDAKIVFQDAKVFMLKNCRTHGDSKVMIADDVEYYKQIRNYNKQSEMPLKFNTKVHYGCPYDCGLCTDHEQHSCLTVIEVTDRCNLACPTCYAMSSPSYGRHRTLEEIERMMDVVVANEGEPDVVQLSGGEPTVHPDFFKILDLAKTKPIKHLMVNTNGIRIAKDIGFVEKLASYMPDFEIYLQFDSFSAEVLTKLRGEDLTEVRRKAIDHLNQFNVSTTLVVTLQNGLNDHEIGDILDYALKQKCVRGVTFQPTQVAGRNDDYNDQQGRITLTEVRRKIYEQYPVFTPQDLIPVPCNPDALCMAYALKIGDEVIPMTHLINPEDLLNNSKNTIVFEHDEKLKEHMLNLFSTGVSVDCAEDTFGELMCCLPRVKSDNLSYDNLFRIIIMNFMDPLDFDVRAVKKSCVHIVSDKYKMVPFETMNIFYRDNKIDLIREKLNMN
- a CDS encoding prolipoprotein diacylglyceryltransferase (product_source=COG0682; cog=COG0682; pfam=PF01790; superfamily=81340; transmembrane_helix_parts=Outside_1_19,TMhelix_20_38,Inside_39_50,TMhelix_51_70,Outside_71_84,TMhelix_85_107,Inside_108_119,TMhelix_120_142,Outside_143_161,TMhelix_162_184,Inside_185_195,TMhelix_196_213,Outside_214_222,TMhelix_223_242,Inside_243_252) encodes the protein MLLKSLFPFQFELFGDRYHYHYIFETLAFIIGVRLYYFYKKGIKDPISDENRLWIMLGAMLGALIGSRVIAVLETPEVLHHLSFSVLYQSKTIVGGLLGGLFGVELIKKIIGVNVASGDVYVIPILVALIIGRIGCFSMGTDEPTYGIPSHFFTGMDLGDGILRHPIMLYEMVYLILLIFLFNGLKNKTLINGDRFKLLMVLYFLFRFWVEFIKPYHSLFLNLSSIHWSALFIFIYYYKFIIRISKQILHKQ